CGCTATGATTACACTATCTTCAGTTTCCTGcttaaatgtttgaaataaaaccacattATACCAGTACTGCAAACAAATAGGTAGGCAGGGATTGCACAGCCAGACAGAAGGACTTCTGATAAgcaattgtgtttgtgttgtttatttagaGCAGATATGTTGGCTATTATGAAAtcttgaaaaagaaatacaacagaCAGCTGCCACCAAGCAAGAGTTTGAAAATCAGGAGCATAAGAATCCACTCTATAACGGGTAAGTGTACTGATTCAGTTAAGCATTGAGGACTGTTTCATCTGTACCGTCTCCTTTAATATTTACTGTTCTGTATGTTTAAGAGTTTCcaagtatttgttttttgcaatttctgttcctttgttgtatttgaataaaaaaaagtaaaagaatgaCTAAAATAATATTCATGTTAATAGACATTTACTTGCACGTAAAATACAAGTTCCAATCTTTGAAATCCTTCTTTCATCCTATGAGATGCTAATGTATGCATGGGGATAGATTCTCATAGCTTTTCAAATCATCATGcacatgattcttttttttttcagaaataaacaactcgtACATTTCATTTAGGACTAGCTGTCTCTCAAATGGTTTCTTAGCAGTTTTAGTATTTTGATTGGTGTTTTTTCTTGTTATGTGGTGGTGATGGTATTCCATCTGAAGTTTACCAGGGTTTGACCCATTAAAATGGAAAGTCAAATGAATTACCAATCCCTTTTTATCCCAAATGTGTTCTCACAGGTGTTGGAAAAAACAATGGCAGTGATCTCAGGTTGAAGATTGTCGTGaagaaacaaaatgcatttcaatgtgtTTGTGCTACTCAGGAAAGCTGTAAGGTAAGTAAATCACCATAAGGATTATAAATACTGACCTAATATGCAGCCATGTTCGGTTTAAATGTGAAATCATGCATTCCCTTCAGTAATGCTGCTCAATCACATTGCTATTAGTTACACATATGATGTGCCCTAAAGTCTTGTGTCCCTTCCCTCTACAGCGTGTCCTGTTTTGCCTTCATTTCGTCTCTCCAGTTTTTCACATGCTTTCTCGTTTTGTTTCAACAGCTGTtttttgatgctggtagtaacTCTGCTGTTATAAGCTTACTTGAGTGTCCTGTTTTATGTGGAGACGTGAAGATCATTTTCGAGTCTAGTGCAGTAAGTGCTGAATATTTGTCCCTGTGTAACATAATGCATTAGGATGCACTGTGTGCCTTAAGGTTATTTTGCACATTGCTctgtcttttttatatttaattatcgCCTCATGACTCCAACCTACTTATCGATCAAGAGAATTAAAGATTTGTGTTTAATGTCTAGGGACTTCCTAAAGGTTATGAAGACTGTCCGTTCTATTTCTGGTTCAACACTTCTTTCATTGAAAATAACAGGTAGAGTGTATCTATGTTTATTTACTGTACCGGCTTCTTGGATACTGTTGGGcaggaaaatattttattatggcGCTTTCAGGGACATTTTTagcagaaaatatgttttatttgacaTGCATAGACTGTAATATAAGTAATTTTGTAATGTTAACATGGTATGATCGCTAGTCAAAAAATAGGTTATTACATGCtttgaattttaattaaacatttgccTTAGTTTCATTGACTCTGGTGTACTTCAGAGTAGATTTGAGGATAGCAAAAGAGATTACCAAGCGTTTTATATGAAAAGATTATCAAGCCTTTCATTTGATTTCCAGTGCTATCCACAATGCATAGACTACAGTTTTCTTTCAAATCATTTGAAACACACAGATGTACAGTAGTGATGTACAAATGTTCCTATATGGCTAGTTGACTGAAATGAACAGGAACAGGACCTAATGGGGCACTGATTTGTATACTTGATGTGTGTTACCTCAGTCACACTCTAATACTGTAAGCTGTTGATTGTACTGTTTTGTAGGCTTTACCTGTCCAGAGAGGAACTGGACAACCCCCACAAACCAAAGACATGGGGCATCTACAAGGAGGACTTTGCAGTAGAACTGTCTTTTTGTGATCCATAGCGCTGGAATCTCTGTGCTGTGGTAACACCGGTTACAGCAGGTTTGGCTGCCAGCAGAAAGATTTCAGTCAAATATTAGCATGGCATCTTTGTTcatatttgttcaaatattttctaCAAAGGGAATATACCACATAGTTGATCACCAATGTGTATATCAGGTTGTCTTACCGGACAGCTTTGGTGGTTGAGcggtttattgtttttaaaacatggcacCCAAAACGTTATCTTTAGCACTATTTTGTAGCCCATTTTGAGGAGTAAAAACAgactttcatttcattaaaacactttttttcagctgttatagagcatgttcatttttaaaaacattgcttaatctgaaaatgtttttaaacactatTCAATAaatcagtcattaaaaaaaaatccttaatgttttgtaaatagggTTAGCAGTAAATAAGAGACTTTTCctgtattgttgttttcttttgcgTGAATTGACTGGGCTGAATTAAATGGTGGAGCCTTCCCTGTcaactattacaaaaaatacatatcttaattaaataaaaaaaaatatatatatatttccagacAGTTAATAGCTTCAGATGCCAAACGGTTATGGACACAGGAATGGGAGAACTGCTATCATTAAAATATACCTATTTGTAACGGGAAAGTACTGTAGTTGTATAAGAATTATAACACTAAATACTGTGATTACCTAgataaaaacaattttgaaaataatattaagGATTTGTGTGAAATGTGATTTGTAAAATTGATTATTTTCAatggtcaataaaaaaaaaaagtttaatatattttacacatgttCCATAGACTTTCTACAGACTGTatttacacaaaatgtatttaggaAGTTGTACAAATCTTTTACCAATGTTATCTTTTGCTGTGGTATTCTTTTCATGAGCTAGAAAAGGGTGTAGCCCTGATGAAGATTCTAGCAACAGCTGGTGAACAGCTAAGAGTTGGATATTGGGGCAGATATTTTTGGGCCTATACTGGGTACCCATCTGATATATAAAATCTCAGACAAGTCTTGGATGTAGAAGTACCTGTCAACCAAGCACATACCATCACCCCTCCATCTGATCTGCTGTCCTACCTTAGCAGAATCAATATAACATGACACTTATCAAATTACACAGCCATCCAGATACAGTATCTGTCCAACTGTGGTACTGTGCCAAAAGTGAATGTCAGCAATGATGACTGCCAAGCCTGGGACCACACTGAATGTCACACCAACCTCTGCAGTCCCATCGCCTGCACTTGAGTATAGTTTGGATGAAGAACCATGACTAAATGTGTTATGAATATGGTAATTCAGAGGAATAAGAAGATGccacaatgaaagaaaaaaatacaaatatcaaactCGCCAAAACAGACTTTTTAATAGTTAACTGTATTTCAACTTAAGAACATGGGTATTCAACATACTATGAGATGTATACTTAGACCAATGTGTTTATGTAGTATAACAGGTCGCAAGTAGGTGTACATGTACTGAAGCTCATCTATAAAGGCAGTAAACACACCACGGTCGAAAAATATgggaacattcaaaacaaaattattcaCACATGAAAACCATGTTTTTTTACCCTTTCTATTACTGAGCGCCTGGTTTTCTGTCAACATCATAGTCACATTAATAGAAACAGCAATACTGTTAACAAACAGTTTAACGTGATAACCCTTGACCGGACAGACATGAACAATATATATTTCACGAGCAGAATGCATCTTGCCCTCCTGAGATTTTTATGCTCCCCACAATCTCCATCACTTCTCTTACTGTAGCGTCCATATGATCTTTGATATTCtcctaaaataaaaagctttctaAACAGATTCCAAACAGCTCAGGTGCCACGTTTAAATAATACAGTCCCTGTGACTTTTACCAACATTGGAGAAATGTAACAGTATTTTCCGCTCTATCTTGTTCCTCACTTTCTCTCCAGCATATAGCTAGATTGTAAATCAATATCCCCACTCACACGTTCTTCCAGACAGACAGGTAGATTGCCTCTGGATTATCTTTTTACAACCTTTCCAACCAAGttactactgtatacagtataagtaGTTTCCAGGTAGTTTCCTGGAGAGAGTCTAGTGTTATATTccatgctattttgtttttcctacCTCAGTTTTAGCTTTGAAAGATAATCGAGTTTGAAATCATATTTCCGTTTTTGGACATGGTGTTTAGCCTTTAATAAGAAACAGTTTTGGTGGGAAGAGATAAATTGagtcaaacattatttaaaagtttctTCTTAAACAAGGGCCAAGAAGTCTTCAGCATTAACTTAAAAAATCTACTAAAATATTTCCTCTCTTTCATTACTCACTGCTGAGAAACATTACTATTAATACTGCAATATGATTGATGTTACAACACTGCAGGTTACGCATTACTGCAATTGTTAGTCATACTGTAGATGCATGTTAAACTAGTACTAGCAACTAAACcagaaaatacatctttaaaagtaatttacaaaaaacactttttaaaagtggTTTCTGAATTTTACagaaattttatttatataaaagtatCGTTTCAAGTATTAAAGGCTTTTAAAGAAGAGATGCTGAGTTATACAGAAGTACTGGCACCCTTTTTAATTTCAATATTATTCCTCAGAGTGGCATGCAATAAATGTTGATTTAGATTACGTTTCGACACAGGGGTAGAAACATCAAGGTCCATAGCCTAGACTAGCTCTATTTCTGAATCAAAGCAAGCATTTCTGGACTAGTTAAAGTTAAAGAGGTGGCctttaatgtaaaattaaatgataaaaaacGTGTGTGATGGATGTGTATCACTACCTAGTAGATGGCTTGCATGAACCCCATATAAAAAAGTCTTCAAGGCAAGGGTAGATAGCACATAGCTCAACTGTCAAACTGCTTCATCATCATCTTCCTGCTGAGCTCATAGGTCAGGAACAGTGCACCATTGGCTGGAAAGGTGCGGATCATTGTTGGAGTCAGGCCGGAGTACAGGGCTGGTATTCCTAGTGAAGAAGCGAGACCCAAACACTTTAAACATGAAACCACATGGGTGGTCTCTTGAAGGGAATACATTATAGCACTATAGTATAACCTTCACTTGATATCAAACACTACTTATACTGTAAAGGGACGTTCAATAAACTTGGATTGTAAGGCCCTATACATCCTGTAAATAACTAATGAATGGGGCCAATATGTCCAATAGACAATGCAGTTAAAAGCTAAATGTCTTAGTTTTCAAGTAAAAGATACATTGCACATGTGTACATTCACTACTCAATGTACGTTCTGTACTGTGAATAAACTCTGTTTGGGGAGGAgggtctaaaaaaaataaacttctgcATAGCCCATTTTATAGAAATATGAAAGTACTGTATTTGCTGGCTAGTGAATGCTTATATTTAATCTATTAAATATGGTTATGAAtatgaaataatgatttttaaatgtatgtaacattttttaaacaagaaaagcaCCTACCTtcgtatttaacaatactggtaaAGGTTTTGAGAAAGCCAGCCTGCTTCCCTGCCATGGAGAGGACCTGGATTCTGGATTTGACACAGTCGATGGGATACACAGAGAGCCAGAGACAAGCCCCTCCAAACCCACCACTGAATACCACAGGAAGGACACCtacacaccagcacaggagccTTGATCAGGACAAGCCAAGGCCTAGCACAATAACAATGACTAAGCAGACCTATTCTAACTCAAGTTATtggagtctattcaattgatataaaTGACGCTGGATGCTAATATTGTTAGTTAGAACTGTTAATTTTTTACCTTAGTAATCAAAAAGTTCTATGATCTAAACTGGTGCACAGTACAGAAGTGTACTAGCAGCAAACATTTTATCAAAAGGCTCCAatattaaaaactgcatttttttacattacacTAAAAGCTGACAATGGTACTTACCCAAGTCATCCTTGGACTTGCCTCCTGAAGCGAATACACTGCGGCTGAATTCATagcccccaaaaaagaaaaagtatccGGGCACTTCCCTGACCAGAGTACTGGTGAGACCCTGGTACATCCCCAGAGGACCGCCTGAGCGCAGGACTCCTTTAACCACTGACCACACAGTGCTGGTGACAGAATGCATGAAAGGGCAGGGTACGTTATTACGCATGAACCAACACTAACATTTTTAGGCTTCCACGCCATAGGTTGggattcttattattattattagttttctttCTGCCACAGTTGCTCGAAAACTCACCAAATTCGGTAggttggtagatgcttatggAAGATGGAAAATGCTAAAGAACTTATGTCgtaagtcacatggtttggccgcCATATTggactgaaaaaaacaattttgcctaaatgtaaaaattagtCTTTCGAAAACgacttattgcagagtgctgaaagttggttTAGTTGTTGAGGGATaggtcaagattaacaggtgttcatAAGAAGCagataggttgtgtggtatggcggcCATGCTGCATGATGTCAAATCGCACGGTACATacatcataatcacaaactacaaagaccTTCTCCCAAACCTCAAGTCTGATTGACAAACCCAATGGCACATATGATTGTAGCGTGGCTGTCTTTAAAGGGTGTTAAAGGGAAgttgcaacaataaaaaaaacatggaggccatgttggatgacatcatcaacataatACAAAACTAGCTACAAAAACCTTTGTCTCTGAAATTGTTAGTCTGATTGAACCAAAAAATCAGCACACATGATCCTAGTGTGGCTGTCTTTAACGGTTGTTCAAgtgaagttgctacaataaaaaaaacatggtgcccacattggatgacatcataaacatacaaaactggctaataactccttatagagtgcagataggacagttactatggaacacatatagtaacccatgtatgctctatcaaaaaatgtaattggccatgacctttgacctctcctaaaggtcaaatgtaaaactggttTATAACTCATagtagagtgcagatagggtcattgTTACTATGGAACACTGGTACTAGTATTCTGCACTATTtact
The Polyodon spathula isolate WHYD16114869_AA chromosome 9, ASM1765450v1, whole genome shotgun sequence genome window above contains:
- the LOC121321358 gene encoding mitochondrial ornithine transporter 1-like, which produces MSPHPVVQAIIDLSAGAIGGTACVLSGQPFDTAKVKMQTFPTMYKGFVNCFISTYKQVGFRGLYHGTTPALMANIAENSVLFMCYGFCQQVVRNLAGIDNETQLSDVGNAVAGSFASVFSSLVLCPTELVKCRLQAMHEMEVSGKIAKGQNTVWSVVKGVLRSGGPLGMYQGLTSTLVREVPGYFFFFGGYEFSRSVFASGGKSKDDLGVLPVVFSGGFGGACLWLSVYPIDCVKSRIQVLSMAGKQAGFLKTFTSIVKYEGIPALYSGLTPTMIRTFPANGALFLTYELSRKMMMKQFDS